In the Candidatus Korarchaeum sp. genome, one interval contains:
- a CDS encoding 4Fe-4S binding protein produces MIRLRLEVVDPDICVGCMSCMFACSRRFGDAGLNYSAIRVRSVGGVERGFTVIVCRACSDPSCMKVCPTSALRSREGGGVILDPRLCIGCGYCVKACPFGAIFWDCVNDKPVICTHCGLCVDFCPYGVIKLGG; encoded by the coding sequence GTGATTCGACTGAGGCTAGAGGTCGTGGATCCAGATATATGCGTAGGCTGTATGTCGTGTATGTTCGCTTGCTCCAGGAGATTCGGGGATGCTGGCTTGAATTACTCAGCTATACGAGTGAGGAGCGTTGGAGGCGTCGAGAGGGGCTTCACTGTCATCGTGTGTAGGGCTTGCAGCGATCCATCGTGCATGAAGGTCTGTCCCACCTCGGCCCTGAGGTCGAGGGAGGGGGGAGGAGTCATATTGGATCCTAGGCTATGCATAGGCTGTGGGTACTGCGTTAAAGCCTGCCCATTCGGAGCTATCTTCTGGGATTGCGTCAATGACAAGCCAGTGATATGCACTCATTGTGGCCTATGCGTCGACTTCTGCCCTTACGGTGTGATAAAGCTAGGTGGTTGA